A segment of the Lolium perenne isolate Kyuss_39 chromosome 3, Kyuss_2.0, whole genome shotgun sequence genome:
TCCCGGCCGGCCGTCTTGTAGTCGAAGCCGCAATCGTGCTTGTCGGAGTAGCGGTGGACGCTGCAGAAGGTGCCCTCGCAGCGGCACCGGAACCCCAGCATGCCCACCTTCTTGCGGCACGTCGCGCACCGGTTCGTCGCCGGCGTCGGCTGCTTCGTGGACGCCAAGGATGGCTCAGCACCGTCAGAGGACGCGACGGAGACGATCGCCTTGGCCTTCTTCTCCGAAGCTGCAGGGATGAAGACGCTGTCCGCGGCCGTGTTGTCAT
Coding sequences within it:
- the LOC127338483 gene encoding zinc finger A20 and AN1 domain-containing stress-associated protein 7-like; amino-acid sequence: MAHHASPTSLKRKCPENDREETSGMCANNGCGYFGAAATGNMCSKCYKQEQVIAAYDNTAADSVFIPAASEKKAKAIVSVASSDGAEPSLASTKQPTPATNRCATCRKKVGMLGFRCRCEGTFCSVHRYSDKHDCGFDYKTAGREKIAKNNPMVVADKIATRI